A genomic segment from Chitinophaga flava encodes:
- a CDS encoding response regulator transcription factor, with amino-acid sequence MNLSGLGSTDDIRKGPCILIIDDEPDICRLLQLTLVRHGYNVKYVHALKEGLSFLQQQQPDLLFLDIHLPDGSGLEALPAIRKKCPTLPVITISAYDNGMEKQKALSAGATFFLAKPFSVKHVDELIGSIRH; translated from the coding sequence TTGAACCTGTCCGGATTGGGTTCAACGGATGATATAAGGAAAGGTCCTTGTATTCTGATCATAGATGATGAACCGGATATCTGCCGACTGTTGCAGCTGACACTTGTACGACATGGATATAATGTTAAATATGTCCATGCATTGAAGGAAGGTCTGTCGTTTCTGCAACAGCAGCAGCCAGACTTGCTGTTTCTTGATATCCACCTCCCGGATGGATCGGGGCTGGAAGCATTGCCTGCGATCAGGAAAAAGTGCCCAACTTTACCGGTCATTACCATTAGTGCCTACGATAACGGCATGGAGAAACAAAAGGCTTTGAGCGCAGGAGCAACTTTCTTTCTCGCAAAACCTTTTAGTGTAAAACATGTTGATGAATTAATCGGAAGTATCAGGCACTAG
- a CDS encoding glycosyltransferase: MTKTLLFVSSFPPRECGIATFAQDLVNALDKSFAGKLNIEVCALEASGKPWLNKQAPVTYSVNPFDIDSCIAFAQQINENSKIDLLCFEHEFGLYGGEYGHNLLAMLSLLDKPFIVRFHTVLPAPDQKCRKVVNLISALAAKVTVMTHASVNLLREVYQVPDSKIVYIPHGTHARITEDVDALKKQYHLENKLVLSTFGLLSANKGLETGIRAMKEIIKDFPDAIYLILGKTHPVIVAREGEKYREHLEALVKEYQLENNVRFVNTYLSLNTLLDYLSLTDIYLFTSKDPHQAVSGTFVYAMSAGCAVISTAFVQAREMLDESCGCLIDFNNPEQLASAAINLLGNADLRRKMSMNAIEKTRNSIWDNVAIAHMSIFNEVLSDNKVMMPNLPSPYLDHIDRMTDEFGMLQFARHDVPDPAYGYTLDDNARALIAMCMYITEIKSSSFTITLLRKYIDFIGYCQKASGKFLNYVDKDGGFTTQNDDVNLEDANGRAIWALGFTLANHRTLPFDVVQDVISLFRPGLRWVDSLTSPRAMAFAMKGLYYSLQYRASEQAVTLLDTLAARLQGYYVLEADEEWKWFEASLTYGNAVLPEAMMMAFEVTGNHNYRKTAEESLTFLCSKTFTDSYMKVISNKTWYHKNTPPNNEPGGEQSIEVAYTMLAMDTFYNITKNQLYLEKMRVAFSWYLGNNHLKQLIYNPLTYGCYDGLERYNVNQNQGAESTVCYLIARLLMEQWNKHKYVTTKKDNLEPVRIGFNG, encoded by the coding sequence ATGACTAAGACCTTGCTTTTTGTATCATCATTTCCGCCACGGGAATGCGGTATTGCTACTTTTGCACAGGACCTGGTAAACGCGCTGGACAAAAGCTTCGCAGGGAAACTGAATATCGAAGTATGTGCGCTGGAAGCCTCGGGAAAACCATGGTTAAACAAGCAGGCCCCTGTTACGTATAGTGTAAACCCTTTTGATATCGACAGCTGTATCGCATTTGCCCAGCAGATCAACGAAAACAGCAAAATAGACCTTCTCTGTTTTGAACACGAATTTGGCCTCTACGGCGGAGAATACGGCCATAATCTGCTGGCCATGCTATCCTTGCTGGATAAACCATTTATTGTCCGTTTTCATACAGTATTGCCCGCCCCTGATCAGAAATGCCGCAAGGTAGTCAACCTGATCAGTGCCCTGGCTGCTAAAGTGACCGTGATGACACATGCCTCAGTCAATCTGCTGCGGGAAGTATACCAGGTGCCGGACAGCAAAATCGTTTACATCCCCCACGGTACGCATGCCCGTATTACCGAGGATGTAGATGCACTCAAAAAACAATATCATCTTGAGAATAAACTGGTGCTGAGCACCTTTGGACTCCTGAGCGCCAATAAAGGCCTGGAAACAGGTATCCGCGCCATGAAGGAGATTATTAAGGATTTTCCTGATGCCATCTACCTGATTTTGGGTAAAACCCACCCTGTAATAGTAGCCAGGGAAGGAGAAAAGTACCGTGAACACCTGGAAGCACTGGTAAAGGAATACCAGCTGGAAAACAATGTGAGGTTCGTTAACACCTACCTGTCCCTCAACACCTTGTTGGACTACTTATCATTAACGGATATTTACCTATTCACCTCCAAAGACCCTCATCAGGCTGTAAGCGGTACTTTTGTATATGCCATGAGCGCGGGCTGTGCGGTTATTTCCACCGCTTTTGTACAAGCCCGGGAAATGCTCGATGAAAGTTGTGGCTGCCTCATCGATTTTAATAATCCGGAACAGCTGGCCAGCGCAGCCATCAATCTGTTGGGCAACGCTGATCTGCGCCGGAAGATGAGCATGAATGCCATCGAAAAAACACGGAACTCTATCTGGGATAATGTAGCCATCGCTCACATGTCTATATTCAATGAAGTGCTGTCAGATAATAAGGTAATGATGCCTAACTTACCATCGCCATACCTTGATCATATAGATCGCATGACAGATGAATTTGGTATGCTGCAGTTTGCCCGGCATGATGTGCCCGATCCGGCCTATGGATATACACTTGACGACAATGCCAGAGCACTGATCGCTATGTGCATGTATATCACTGAAATTAAATCCAGCAGCTTCACGATCACGCTGCTGCGCAAATACATCGACTTTATCGGCTACTGCCAGAAAGCATCCGGCAAGTTCCTGAATTACGTAGATAAAGACGGAGGCTTTACCACACAAAATGATGATGTCAATCTGGAAGATGCCAATGGTCGCGCTATATGGGCATTGGGATTTACACTGGCTAATCACCGAACGCTACCTTTTGATGTGGTACAGGATGTGATATCGTTATTCAGGCCTGGCCTTCGTTGGGTAGACAGCCTCACCTCGCCCAGGGCTATGGCCTTTGCCATGAAAGGACTGTATTATTCCTTGCAATATCGCGCCTCAGAACAGGCTGTGACATTGCTCGATACGCTCGCTGCCAGACTTCAGGGATACTATGTGCTGGAAGCCGATGAAGAATGGAAATGGTTTGAAGCAAGTCTTACCTACGGTAATGCCGTACTCCCAGAAGCCATGATGATGGCCTTCGAGGTAACAGGTAATCACAATTACCGCAAAACAGCAGAAGAAAGCCTGACTTTCCTTTGCAGCAAAACTTTCACTGACAGTTACATGAAAGTCATCAGTAATAAGACATGGTACCATAAAAATACACCTCCCAATAATGAACCCGGTGGAGAACAGTCAATCGAAGTAGCTTATACTATGCTGGCAATGGATACATTCTATAATATCACAAAAAATCAATTGTACCTTGAAAAAATGCGCGTCGCTTTCAGCTGGTACTTGGGAAATAATCATCTCAAACAGCTGATTTATAATCCACTGACTTATGGCTGCTACGATGGTCTGGAACGTTACAATGTAAACCAGAACCAGGGAGCAGAGTCTACAGTGTGTTATCTGATCGCACGTCTTTTGATGGAACAATGGAACAAACATAAATATGTTACAACCAAAAAAGACAACCTTGAACCTGTCCGGATTGGGTTCAACGGATGA